The proteins below are encoded in one region of Methanosarcina barkeri 3:
- a CDS encoding NAD(P)-dependent alcohol dehydrogenase — translation MKGFAMLEIGKVGWIDTERPSAGPYDAIVRPIAVAPCTSDVHTVWEGALGNRKNLILGHEAVGVIDEVGPEVKDFKPGDKVIVPAITPDWRSIAAQDGVPMHSNGMLGGWKFSNSKNGVFAEYFHVNDADMNLALLPEGMPLEQAVMLSDMATTGIQGAEMAKIKTGSTVAVIGIGPVGLMAVAGASILGAGRLFAVGSRKASVDLALEYGASEIIDYRKGGLVEQILQKTNGKGVDSVIIAGGNENTISDAVKIVKPGGTVSNVNYYGTGDILPIPRIEWGVGMSQKDIRGGLTTGGRLRMERMADLCTYGRIKPEKMVTHVFEGFDNMEKALMLMKEKPRDLIKPVVLLNE, via the coding sequence ATGAAAGGATTTGCGATGCTTGAAATTGGAAAAGTAGGCTGGATCGATACTGAAAGACCTTCAGCAGGACCATATGATGCAATCGTGAGACCTATTGCGGTAGCGCCCTGTACATCAGACGTTCATACTGTCTGGGAAGGTGCGCTTGGAAACCGTAAAAACTTGATTCTAGGACACGAAGCTGTAGGTGTTATAGATGAAGTCGGGCCAGAGGTTAAAGACTTCAAACCAGGTGATAAAGTAATTGTTCCTGCAATTACACCTGACTGGCGATCTATTGCGGCACAGGATGGAGTACCTATGCACTCAAATGGAATGCTTGGTGGATGGAAGTTTTCAAACTCCAAAAACGGAGTCTTTGCCGAATATTTCCATGTAAATGATGCAGACATGAATTTAGCTCTGCTTCCAGAAGGAATGCCCCTCGAACAAGCTGTCATGCTCTCAGATATGGCAACTACTGGAATACAGGGTGCAGAAATGGCAAAAATTAAAACCGGTTCTACAGTTGCAGTCATAGGAATTGGTCCTGTTGGTCTTATGGCAGTGGCAGGCGCATCTATTCTTGGTGCTGGCAGGCTCTTTGCAGTAGGAAGTCGGAAAGCCTCGGTTGATCTTGCTCTGGAATACGGAGCATCTGAAATTATTGATTACAGAAAAGGTGGATTAGTTGAACAGATTCTTCAAAAAACGAATGGAAAAGGTGTGGACTCTGTAATCATAGCAGGAGGAAATGAAAACACAATTTCAGATGCAGTCAAAATTGTAAAACCTGGAGGCACGGTATCAAACGTCAACTACTACGGAACCGGAGACATACTTCCTATTCCACGTATTGAATGGGGGGTAGGTATGTCTCAAAAAGACATACGTGGTGGCCTGACAACCGGAGGTCGTCTGAGAATGGAAAGAATGGCAGACCTGTGTACCTACGGAAGAATAAAACCAGAAAAGATGGTTACCCACGTATTCGAAGGATTCGACAACATGGAAAAGGCTCTCATGCTCATGAAAGAAAAACCAAGAGATCTGATCAAGCCTGTTGTTCTTCTTAATGAATAA
- a CDS encoding P-II family nitrogen regulator, whose amino-acid sequence MTKMKYIIAMIRPEKLDNVKKELQKIGAHGLTVSSVSGYGAQGGHLSVDRTKTEKYEANLLDKVKIEIAVKDEFLQTTVEAIEKGSKDIDGYIGSGKIFVLSLDDAIRIRTKENGNDAL is encoded by the coding sequence ATGACAAAAATGAAATACATAATTGCGATGATAAGGCCAGAAAAGCTTGACAACGTCAAAAAAGAGCTTCAGAAAATTGGGGCACACGGACTGACAGTTTCATCTGTTTCTGGATATGGTGCCCAAGGAGGACATCTGAGTGTTGATAGGACTAAAACTGAAAAATACGAAGCAAACCTGCTTGATAAAGTCAAGATTGAAATTGCGGTGAAAGATGAGTTTCTGCAAACGACAGTTGAAGCAATCGAAAAAGGATCAAAAGATATAGACGGCTATATAGGAAGTGGAAAGATATTCGTGCTATCACTAGATGATGCAATAAGAATCCGCACGAAAGAAAATGGAAACGACGCTCTTTGA